CTACAGCTTCGACTACCGGCAGATCGTGACCGAGGGATTCCGCACTATCCGTACCGGCGAACGCGTCCGCTTCCACATCAGCGCGCAGAGTCCCGACCGGGCCGAGTTCGTCATCCGTCTCGACCAGCCCGACCCGGCCGAGTTCTACCGGTGACCGGACCCGACCCAGCACCGCCCCTCATCGACGTGACGGGCGCTCGGCAGGAACTGACTGTCGTGCTGCCCGCCCGGCTGCTCCATGCTCCCGACTGGCCCGAGGGCCCGTTCCCGTTCGAACTCGGGAACCGCCGTACGAACGCATCAACCAGGTCCACCTACTTCGCACCCGCCTCCGCACGTGTCCTCTACGGCGCGCCCGGGCAGCCTCGCCGCTGGCATCTGCCGCTCGACGTCAAACACGACGGGCTGCGCCTACTGGGTCTTGAGCTGCTCCGCGCAGCCACCGCTCGGGACCCCAGACACGCTCTGGCCGTCCTGCACTTCACTGTGGAGCGGCCACTCCTGCCGGTACTGCGTGCCATAGGTGAACGGCGGCCGGTCCACGAAGCCGTTCCACCACCCGGGCTGACCGGCCCCTTCGACCCCGCCGAGCTGCTCGCCGGTATCGCCGACGTCCAAGACCCCACCCCGCCCTTCGCCCTCACTCACCCGTACACCATCGCCTTCCTGACGCCGACGGCGGAACACACGTCCACCTTGCGCGACGGCCTCCAAGGAGAGCTGCCTGCCACGGCCGACAACTGGCTGTGGCAACTGGCTTCCCGCTCCACCCCTCAAGACTTTCCCCTGGCCCCGGAGACCGCCGCTGTCCAACTCAGGGATGCCCTGAGGATCTCTGCCGACTGGAGCGCTCTGGTGCTACGGCAGGGCGCCGCCTTCCTCGGCCATCGCCCCGACACCGGCGAGGGCGACTTCTATGAGTTCGGCGCACTGCACTCCCGCACGGTCTACCTCGACGCGCTGCTACTGGGATCCCTTCAGCGCGACCACATCGACGAACTCACCGACGAACTCTCGGACGTGTTCACCTCTCCACGCCGCCTGGCCCGCCGCGTCGCCGCGATGGAACGCAACATCGCGCTCTTCCGCAGCGGCTACTGGCGCCAGCACCTCACCGCGCACGGCCCCGCGAACGAGCTCCTTCTCGCCTTCCAGAACCAGCACCGCCTGCCGGCCCGCTTCACAGAGATCCTCGCCGAGGCCGCCGACTACAGCCGCCTGGTCCAGACCCAGGAGAGCCAGCAGATCAGTGGCGCCCTGGGCGTCCTGACCATCCTGGGCCTTCCCCTGGGCACAGCCCTGGGCATCCTCCAAGTCCTGGACGACCACTCGATGTCCCACCTTCTGGCAGCCCTGGCCCTGTCAGTTGCTGCGACGGCTGGCGTGCTGACTACGCGGTACGGGCGGCTGGTGCTGTCGTCGTTGCGCGGAAGCGAGAGCCGACGGTAGAGCATTCGCGATGTGAGAACGAGCACGGAGCGTACTGGGGATATGGAATGACCTCACGCAGCGCGTGCTAGGCAGCGCTCCTCGGCGGGCAAGGAGTGAGCTAGTCGGCTTCCCAAGCATGTGCCTGCCAGCCAACCGCAGGACTACCCTCTGCGGTGTGCCAGAAGATCTCGCGTGGGAAGCGCCAGAGGGGTCCTGGGCCTCATCCGCGGCCCGGCGCCGCAACATGCAGGCGATCCGCAGCCGGGACACGAAGCCCGAGCGGCTGATCCGGCGCCTGGTGCACGCCAAGGGTCTGCGTTACCGCGTCGCTGCCCGCCCTCTCGGAGATCTGCGTCGGACGGCGGACCTAGTTTTCCGTCCGACAAAGGTCGCCGTCTTCATAGACGGCTGCTACTGGCACGGATGCCCGGAGCATTACGTGCCCCCGAAGACGAACTCCGGTTACTGGTCGGACAAGGTTCTGCGCAATGTCGAGCGCGACCGGGACACCGACCGCAAACTGGCCGAGGCCGGTTGGCTCGTGCTCCGTTTCTGGGAGCACGAGCCGTCTGACTCATGCGCTCAGAAGATCGCTGACACCGTTCTTTCGCGGCGTGCCAGCCTGGCCGCTCCGCGAAACGGGAATTTCCAACTGTCCGACTGAGTCAAGCTGCGGGGCCCCCAGGTCAGAATCCATGATGTAGTCCTTCAAAAGTTCCTCACGGTGCTCAGGGCGCAGAATGGCCGCGATCGCCCGGCCAACGGCCTCGGCTACCGGCGGCGGGAACGCGTTTCCCACCTGCCGGTAGCGCGCGGTCTTCTTGCCCTGGAATTTCCAGCCGCGCGGGAATCCCTGAATGATGGCGGCCTGCTCGACGGTCAGCATCGGTCCGGCATCCCGGAAGAGATCCCGTTCCGGATCGCACTCTCCCCGGTCGTTGGCGACCCCCATAGCGTTGACGCCCAAAGCCCCCCACGCCCGCTTGGCCCGCGTAGGTCCGAGGTCAGCTCCGCCATGCTTCCGTGAGCCGCCTACCAAGGTCGGCGCGACTCCCCGCCCAGCTGCTGCTGCCTTCTCCGCGTCCTCCAGCCAGTCATCGAAGACGTTCTTGCCGGTCCGGTCCCCCGGCCCGGCGGGCTCGCCCCACTTGTTCTTGTCCCAGAAGTCCCGGCAGCGCTCCTTCATGGTCTTCTCAAGCACCCGCGCCACAGTGGCCTCTTCTTCATCCAGGCGGACAGGCCATGAGAATTCCGAACCGTCACCGGAAAGGTAGTCTTCATGAATCGCTACAAGAATCGCCCTGGGACGCAGTTGCGGAACGCCGAAGTCTTTGGCATCCAGCCGGCGCCAGACCTTCCGCATCTCCACATCCTGACGCGCAGGCGTCCACCCCGGCCTCATCTGAGGAACAGAGTAACCAAGTTCCCTCAGGCCCTCCAGAATCTCCTCGCGGTATTTGATGAAAACCTCTGGAGGCTCCAGGATTCCTCGCACGTTCTCAATCATCACCGCCTTGGGGCGGAGTTCCCTGATGATTTCCAGGGCGGCAGGGAAGAGGTCACGCTCATCGTCTTTTCCGAGTTGCTTACCCGCCAAGGAGAACGGAGGGCACGGAACGCCCCCCGCGAGCAGATCGAGATCACCCGGGTTCAACTTCAGATTCCGATACTCGTCCGATTTCAGGAATTCCTTGACATCCATCGGGCGAAGATCGTTGGCGCGCCTGGCATTCCAGCCGGGCCATCCAGCCACATTCGCGCTCAACGTCTCAACAGCGCTTGGCTCCCACTCAACGAGGGAGAGGTGGTCAAAGCCGGCGTTGTGGAGCCCAACGGCTTGCCCGCCGGCCCCCGCGCAGATCTCGATCGAGGTCAGTGGCGAGGCGAACTGCGGGCGCTTCCGGCCGTTGGCGCGCATGGCGCTCCTCCTGGTATCACTCACGGTGTGGTTCCATCAAGCGACCGTAGGTAGTCAGCGGTCTCTTGACACCAAGAGTCTCCCATTTCCGCATCGTCGCGGCGGCAACGGTGAGCGGGCCCAGCCGAAACCCGGCCCAGCCAGATCAAGCTGAGCCGGGAGACCAAAACACAGAACCTACCTAGTGCCCATGTGCCGGAGCAAGACCTCGATGTCGCTCGGTGCCAGCCCCGCAGCGACAGACGGTTCCTCTTCAAGATCGGCAAGCTGCTGCACAGTGGGGTCGTCCAGGATGCGGCCCATGAACTCTAGCTTCTGGTCGAGACGTACCTCCACCACCTGGTCCACGGTGTCCCGCGCCGCGAGAACCGTCACCCTCGTGTCCGTGCCCGGTGCCAGGCCAAGGCGATGAATCCGGTCCAAACTCTGCAGGAAGCGCCCTGCCATGAAGTCGCGATCAACGTAGACGGCATCGTGACAGACGTGATGGAGGCTGATCCCCTCGCCGAGCGTGGCGGGGTTGGAGATCAGCACCATGCAGCTCGGATCCTCGCGGAAGCGGCGCAGCTGCTCCTCACGGTCCACCGTGCCCCCGTAGACGACGGCAGGACCGTACTTCTCCAGCATCCGTTCCAAGGTCGTCAGGCTTCGGACGAACGTCGTCCAAACCAGCGTCTTGCGGCCCTGGGCAGCGTTCTCGGCAACGATCGTCACCGCCTCTTTGTACTTCGGCGACAGCTCGTAATCCGGCAGGTCCTGCATCAGCGAGTACAGGGAGCTGCCCTGCGGGATATCGAGCGGCGGGAGCTGGTACGCCAGGGGCTCATACCGGCTGCCACCCTCAAGGAGCAGGGCCGGACTCGTGGCCGCCATCAACAGCCGGAGCGCCGTCTTTCCAAGCGCACTGAGGTCGTCCCTCGCCGTGCCGTTGTTCATACCGCCGACCAGTGAGGCGTAGATCTCCTTGTGCAGTGGCGGCAGGTCGACGTAACGCATCCGCAGTTGCATGGGCGGCAGGCCCAGCTCCTGCTTGGTGGTCCTCGTGAACAATGGACGCAGCACGGAACTGGCATAAGCCAGGTCCCCTCCGGCCACGGCCTGGACCACCGTGCGCTGCCCGTGACCGGGCCACACGAAGCCCAGCAGGTTCTCCAGGTCCTTGGAACCGTTCGGGGCCGGCGTTCCGGTAAGAATCATCCGCCGTGTCGCGAGGGGCCCCAGTGCCATGCAGGCGGCACCGTACGTGCCCCGGGCGCCGAGCTTCATCCTGTGCGCCTCATCGAGGAGGATCATGGAAGGTGCGGCCTTCAGCCAGTTGGCAAGCCTGGGAAGCGAACGGTCCAGCCGCTCGTAGTTGACGATCAGCACCTCGGCCCACTGGTCCATCGACCCATCGAGGACGTGCGTGCGCAGCGGGTATCGGAGGCACACCGCCGTCTCGTAACGCCAGGACTCGTAGGCTGACTTCGGGCAGACCACCAGGAGGCGGCTCACCTTGCCCTGTTCCTTCTGGGCCGCGTACACCGCCAGACCCACTCGGGTCTTCCCCGCGCCCGGCACGCTGAAGTTCGCTCCGTGCTGGAGCGAAAGGAGCTTGGCGATGTCACGTCGCTGGAACTCGCTGAGTTCTGCCTGCCAGGTGTCCCCCAGCAGATGCGGCACCTGCTCCGGAGCCACCTCCCCGTGCGAGTCGGCACCGGCGAGCCGCGCCTTGACGGTGTTGGCGTCCTGGACGACGCCGGCCACGAGGTCGCGCAGTTCCGGTGCCCATTCGACTCCGGAGTGATGCGGCCATGCGCTGAGAGCCCCCAGGTTGGCCAGCAGCTCATCGAGAGCGACCGAGACACTGAGGGGGCCCAGTTGGCCACCCGTGCGGAACCGGGCGGCCAACTGGACGAGGTCCTGACTGTATTCGTCAGTGGTCCTCAGGATGACCTGGGTCCGCGTCTCGTCGAATCCGAGACGCAGGGAGGTTCCGGTCGAGTCCGTCACTGCGAGTCCTCCGAGGACACTGCCCTGAGCAGCCAGGTCACCCCGTCACCGGGGCTGGGCAGCCCCCGGCCGGCCTGCTGCGCGAGCTTGCGCATGCTCGCCCGCAGCTTCAGCACCGCTTCGTCGAAGGCCTCTTCATCCAGGCTCCGGGAGGTACGGGCCTGCACCAGGTCCATCACGCACTGGTCGATGCTCGCGCTCGCCTCCGCAAGGCGCGCCGGCGCGAGCTGCTTGCGCTTGCGCAGCCGTGCGCTGCGCCCTGCGGACTCGATCGCCTCGTCGAACGCCTTCTTGGCGTCATCGAGGACGGTCTGCTCCTTCTCCTTGTCACTGTCGGCCAGACCCCCTCCCTTACTGCGCACGGCAGCGGCAGCCCTCAGAAGCTGATCGTTGAGCGCCCGGGCCGCCGAGACGGCCGAGGAGGCACCCGGGACCGTCAGTCCCAGCCCGGGAATGGACACGGCGTCCTCGACCCCCGTGCCGGACGCCTCAGTCCTGAGCGGGGCAGGGAGCGTGTGAGCCAGGTAGTCCTCCTTCAGGAAGTCCTCGTCGATGTGCCGGACGTCCGTCTTGGAGAAATCGAGAAGGATCGCCGCCAGCCGCCATTCCTTGAGAACGTCCGCCTGGTCCCGGTCGACGCTCTCCAGCTTCACGTACAGCCGGTGAAGCTCCTTCAGCCGCTCCTGCGCTCCCTCCCAGTCGACCAGCCTCAGCGCTACGCCCCCGCCGCTCTTGCTGCGGTCGATCAGCTCCTTGATCGTGCTGAGGATCCACCGCTCCTGGTGATACGTCTTCACCTGGATCCGGAATGCCTTGGCGATCTGCTCAGGCGTCCTGCCCAGCGACGCCTGCTCCTCCATGGCGAGCAGCCGGTTGATGTAGGTGTAGTCGCGGCGGTGATCCATACGCAGCTGGAGCGACAACTCGACCGCGTTGATTTCCGCCCAGGTGAACGACTCGGGGAGCACACCCACGCGCATCGTCTGCTCGCGGAGCTCCCGCAGCGCGACGGCACGCGTGTTGCCGTTCACCAGCACGCCCTGGTGCGTGACGAGGCCCGGATCGTTCTGCCCGAACTGCTCCAGGCTGTCCTTGAGCTTGTCGAAGTCAGGGTCACGCAGGTTGGGATCGGTGGGCGACGCCTGAAGGAGAAACGTGAGGTAGTCCTGGCTGTCCCTGCTCCAGGGGTCCTTGTCGAGCGCCTCGTCGGAGTCCGCGTTGTGACTGCGCTGAGCGCGGATCCGGTGCGTCCCCGGGTTGAGGTACAGCCCATCAAGCGGAAGGTCGATCACTTCCACGTTGGCGTTTTGCCCGTTCCAGTCGACCCTGACGGTCTCCCTCGTCCCGCCGGCGGCCTTGGCCTCCTCGACCTTCTTCTTGATCGTTTCGCTGAACTCGGCCGCGCGCGGCGGCGGCGGGAACTCCCGCAGCATTACTTCCCCGTCCCTCTGCGTTCGTGTTGGTCGTTCGTCTTCGCTGTTTCTGCTCAGCTGTCCGCGTCACTGGGTGCATCGGCATCGTCGAGCGCACCGGCGACGGCCTTGCGGGCTTCTTCAGGCAGGGTCCGGTAAAGGCCCCACAGCTTGTCGATCGGCTCCGGCGTCCGCTGGTCAGCCGCGATCCAGCCGGCCAGGATCCGCCGCTCCATCGAGGACAGGTCCTCTACGAGCTCAAGCAGCGCCCCCAGGTCCACCTCACGGTCGGTGCTGCCCGAACCACAGCGCTTGCACTCGGTGACGAGCTGATACTCCTCCGACCCGTCGGCCAACAGCACCTTGCGGCGGGCGATGTTGAGTACGGCCTGCGTGAGGTCGTCGTCCCCGTACGCCTCACCGGCCGCGATGCCGCAGGACCGGCAGAGGTAGCTGTCGCCCTCGAACGTCTTCTGCCGCTGCGCCGCCGTAAGGCCGTTCTTGTGCTTAGGCCCCTTCGCCTGGCCGGGGATCCAGACTTCCGCACCACGGGAGACGAACCGCTGCTCATCCTGCTTGAGCGACGGGTCGTCACGGCTCGTGTCGATACGCCAGCCGCGGTCGCGCAGATCCCTGATCCGCCGGTCGATCTGTGCAACGTCCGGGAAGGCGGTGCGCAGATCGGCCTTCGTGAAGATGCCGTCTTCCTTCACCTCGGTGAGGAGCCACAGTGCTGCACGCACCATGCTTCCCACCTTCCGGTTCCCATCCGTCTTCTTCTGCCACGACGGCAGCGTCATTAGCGCCCTCCAGATCGCTCGCATCGCATACCGCCTTGAATGCGCACATCAAGAACAAACGGCATGCAAGTGGAATACGCCCCCCACTGGCTGGCGGTTCCAACGATCTCCAGTCTTCCACTACGACCCGAATGCGCGTCCAGCCCTAGAACGCTTGCTCTGGAATTAGCAAGAACAGCGCCCGCAACCACGGGCACAATGGCGGCATCACACAAGCAGGCTGACGGTGCATCGGCAGCCGAAACGGGGAGCAGCATGGCGCGCAGCGGATCCACGGCAGGCCGGGTTACCTGGGCAGACAAGACGTTCCGCAGCGACGTGCGCCCGCACATGCGGAACCTCGCCGAGGCCTTGCAACTGCTCTGTCGACACCTGGTTGCACGTCAGTCCGGCACAGGAAAGCGCACCGGTCGGCGGCTCACTCAAGCGAAAGCCGCCGAACGCATCCACTGCTGCGAGAGTTCTTTGTCCAGGTATCTGAGCGGACAATCCATGCCACACCTGCAGATAATCGAGAAGCTCTACCTGGAAGCCAGTCGCGATGCTGGCGGGGAGCACCGCGTGGAGACGACCCTCGATGCGCTGACACTGCTGCACAAGGAAGCGGAAGCGGAACGGCACCGTCTCGGAGATGAAGAACTGGCCGCCGAGGTCGATGCCATGGCCGAACAGCTCAAGGCAGTGGACGCCGAGCGCACGGCTCTCCGCAAGGAGGTAGCGGGGCTGAAGACGGCGGTTGAGGAACTCAAGGCCAGCGAAGCCGGCTTGCGAGCGCGTCTGGCGGCGCAGACGGCGCCGGGTCCGCTGCCGGTCCCCCGCCGCAGGGGGGACCGGCAGCGGATGCGGCGGGACATTGCCGCCGTACGCAACCTTGCCGTCCGGGCCGCAGAGCTCGACGCGGGCGGCCGGGCGGAAGCCGCGCTCAGGCTGCTACGCCGCTCCGCCGATGAGGTCCTCAATCCCCTGGAGACAGCGGGACTGCTGCTGCTGCTTCGCCAGCAGCAGCACAACGACCTCGCCGAGAACTTGATCCACGTCTATGGTCGCGACCAGGGCCGCGAAGACGTACTGAACGTGGCGCTCTCCCTGCACGAGCAGGGGGCGCCTGACGACGCCGGCGCGGTACTGCACGCGGCACTGGACTGAACGCCGGCAGCGAGGCCAAGGACGAATCACGATGGTCACCGTGCGCAGGCCGCCGGTACGGTCGGTCAATCGGATGGCCGCACCGGCGGCCGTCGCGTCTAGAGAGCGATCCCGTGACCAGTCAGCAAGCGACAACGACACTGTGGCGTCCCACGGGCCCCAAGGAGCTGCAGCTGGTGCGCGAGCTGAACTGGCGCGCTTGGCCGCCCCGGCTCCCCGAGCAGCCGATTTTCTACCCAGTTCTCAACGAGGACTACGCCGTGAAGATCGCGCGAGACTGGAACGTCAAGCACGACGGTGCCGGCTTCGTCACCCGGTTCGACGTCGAGTCCGACTTCCTGCGCAGGTACCCAGTCCAGCAGGCAGGCGGGAAGACCATCCTTGAGCTGTGGGTACCTGCTGAGGAGCTTGCGGAGTTCAACGCTCACATCGTGGGTGAGATCCAGTTGGTGCACGAGTTCCACTGAGCCGACGGGACACTCGCTGTCTGGCGGGCACACGGCCGGCCAGCGGGAGGCGGTGATGCCGTCATCCCCGATCAGGCTGCCTCCGTCTCGGCCTCGTAATGCATCTGGGCCCGGTCCAGCACGTCATCCGGGTCCAGGCCGCGTGCGGATGTCCAGTGCAACAGGTCGGCGATCAGCTCCACGGCTGACTCCTCCAGGACCACTTCGCCCCGTCGCCCGAGCAGCGTGGCCCCGATGCGTTCCTGATAGGACTCCAGCGCCTCGACGGCGCGCTTCACGCGCAGGCACGCGGTCTCGGAGCCCAGCTCGATTTCGCACCACACCGCCTTGCCGAGAGCCGTGACAACGGTCCCCCAGTCCACCGCCATCGCGGCGAGCATGTGCAGACCTCGACCGCACTCCGCGTTGCAGTCCGCGGTACGCAGAGCGGGCAACGACTGGCTCTTGTCGTGCATCTCGACGCGCAGCCTCTCGCGCTTCCACTCCAGGATCAGGGTGGCCGGCGTTCCCTCTCCGACGTGCTTGATGACGTTCGTTGCCAATTCCGTGACGACGAGCTGTGTCTCGTCACCTCCCGACGGCACACCCCACTGCCCGAGCTGTGCGGAGGCGGCGTGCCGCAGCAGGCTCACCTGTTCCGGCAGGGCCTCGAAGGGCAGAACACAGCGGTGCTGACGGTCCCTGGTGTCGATACCGGGCATGAACGACTCTCCCTCCCGCGCCACGCACCCGCTGCGCCCGCCGTATCCATACGGCTGCGTTGCGTAGCTGCCTGCCAAGGAGAATGACACAGAGAAGTCTCGCTGTGTAACTTCTCACGAGCCTCTATCGAGTGAATCCCGTAGTGAGCGGGCTGCCGCGCTGCCTAGCCTGTTCAGGCCCCGAGCGGCTGCCCGGGTTATGCGCTGGAGGAGCCTCATGTCCGTAAGGACCACCACACGTCGTCGTCAACTCGGAGCGGTGCTGCGCAAGTTGCGTGCCCGCAAGGGCATGACGCTCGAAGAAGCCGGCGCGCTGGTCGGGGTGTCGAAGGCGACGGTCAGCCGGTACGAGACGCAGGCGGGGCCGGTGAAGTGGATCGTCGTCGATGCGCTGTGCCGTGAGTACGGGGCGACGGACGCCGAACGTGAGGCGGTTGTGCGCATGGCCAAGGACGCCAAGCAGCAGGGGTGGTGGAGTTCGTTCGCCGACTCGATCCCGGAGAGCATGAACGCGCTGCTCACACTGGAGGACGAGGCAGTCCGCGAGGATCACTTCTCCTGTGTCTACGTTCCCGGCCTGCTCCAGACCCGCGCGTACAGTACCGCCCTTCAGAAGGCGAACGAGGTCCCGCTGGAGCCGGCCGAGATCGAACGGCTGGTGGACATCCGCATGAAACGGCAGGAAATCCTTACC
The DNA window shown above is from Streptomyces sp. NBC_00670 and carries:
- a CDS encoding DNA cytosine methyltransferase; the encoded protein is MRANGRKRPQFASPLTSIEICAGAGGQAVGLHNAGFDHLSLVEWEPSAVETLSANVAGWPGWNARRANDLRPMDVKEFLKSDEYRNLKLNPGDLDLLAGGVPCPPFSLAGKQLGKDDERDLFPAALEIIRELRPKAVMIENVRGILEPPEVFIKYREEILEGLRELGYSVPQMRPGWTPARQDVEMRKVWRRLDAKDFGVPQLRPRAILVAIHEDYLSGDGSEFSWPVRLDEEEATVARVLEKTMKERCRDFWDKNKWGEPAGPGDRTGKNVFDDWLEDAEKAAAAGRGVAPTLVGGSRKHGGADLGPTRAKRAWGALGVNAMGVANDRGECDPERDLFRDAGPMLTVEQAAIIQGFPRGWKFQGKKTARYRQVGNAFPPPVAEAVGRAIAAILRPEHREELLKDYIMDSDLGAPQLDSVGQLEIPVSRSGQAGTPRKNGVSDLLSA
- a CDS encoding ATP-binding protein, translated to MPGIDTRDRQHRCVLPFEALPEQVSLLRHAASAQLGQWGVPSGGDETQLVVTELATNVIKHVGEGTPATLILEWKRERLRVEMHDKSQSLPALRTADCNAECGRGLHMLAAMAVDWGTVVTALGKAVWCEIELGSETACLRVKRAVEALESYQERIGATLLGRRGEVVLEESAVELIADLLHWTSARGLDPDDVLDRAQMHYEAETEAA
- a CDS encoding helix-turn-helix domain-containing protein, giving the protein MSVRTTTRRRQLGAVLRKLRARKGMTLEEAGALVGVSKATVSRYETQAGPVKWIVVDALCREYGATDAEREAVVRMAKDAKQQGWWSSFADSIPESMNALLTLEDEAVREDHFSCVYVPGLLQTRAYSTALQKANEVPLEPAEIERLVDIRMKRQEILTRPKPPRLWAILDESVIRRVVGSPETMREQLDRLLEANESPHITLQVLPFAKGAHSAALGSFVTLGGTEPTLDVVYVDFHTGSLFMETDEELERYRLAFEYLRAQALDMEASSALIHRARKEL
- a CDS encoding very short patch repair endonuclease, translating into MCLPANRRTTLCGVPEDLAWEAPEGSWASSAARRRNMQAIRSRDTKPERLIRRLVHAKGLRYRVAARPLGDLRRTADLVFRPTKVAVFIDGCYWHGCPEHYVPPKTNSGYWSDKVLRNVERDRDTDRKLAEAGWLVLRFWEHEPSDSCAQKIADTVLSRRASLAAPRNGNFQLSD
- a CDS encoding DEAD/DEAH box helicase: MTDSTGTSLRLGFDETRTQVILRTTDEYSQDLVQLAARFRTGGQLGPLSVSVALDELLANLGALSAWPHHSGVEWAPELRDLVAGVVQDANTVKARLAGADSHGEVAPEQVPHLLGDTWQAELSEFQRRDIAKLLSLQHGANFSVPGAGKTRVGLAVYAAQKEQGKVSRLLVVCPKSAYESWRYETAVCLRYPLRTHVLDGSMDQWAEVLIVNYERLDRSLPRLANWLKAAPSMILLDEAHRMKLGARGTYGAACMALGPLATRRMILTGTPAPNGSKDLENLLGFVWPGHGQRTVVQAVAGGDLAYASSVLRPLFTRTTKQELGLPPMQLRMRYVDLPPLHKEIYASLVGGMNNGTARDDLSALGKTALRLLMAATSPALLLEGGSRYEPLAYQLPPLDIPQGSSLYSLMQDLPDYELSPKYKEAVTIVAENAAQGRKTLVWTTFVRSLTTLERMLEKYGPAVVYGGTVDREEQLRRFREDPSCMVLISNPATLGEGISLHHVCHDAVYVDRDFMAGRFLQSLDRIHRLGLAPGTDTRVTVLAARDTVDQVVEVRLDQKLEFMGRILDDPTVQQLADLEEEPSVAAGLAPSDIEVLLRHMGTR
- a CDS encoding helix-turn-helix domain-containing protein — its product is MARSGSTAGRVTWADKTFRSDVRPHMRNLAEALQLLCRHLVARQSGTGKRTGRRLTQAKAAERIHCCESSLSRYLSGQSMPHLQIIEKLYLEASRDAGGEHRVETTLDALTLLHKEAEAERHRLGDEELAAEVDAMAEQLKAVDAERTALRKEVAGLKTAVEELKASEAGLRARLAAQTAPGPLPVPRRRGDRQRMRRDIAAVRNLAVRAAELDAGGRAEAALRLLRRSADEVLNPLETAGLLLLLRQQQHNDLAENLIHVYGRDQGREDVLNVALSLHEQGAPDDAGAVLHAALD